A genomic region of Nitrospirota bacterium contains the following coding sequences:
- a CDS encoding class I SAM-dependent methyltransferase — translation MAIIRRTAKKIPGLAYMYSAVLRHYTEFRMRRLGPERVFNEIFVTNKWRGNESISGPGSSTDQTRVIIRELPLLLRDLDAQTLLDIPCGDFNWMRNVPLENISYIGADIVEQIIKQNNEKYGNKNISFRKLDLIRDELPRTDVILCRDGIVHLSFDDAFEALRNICRSRSKYLVTTTFTQRSTNTDIITGQWRTLNLQVRPFELSSPLKVINEECTEWNGAFPDKSLGLWRIRDIEDSLTKKDKDRLKLSLNPLPGKPGKSRVINIHKSS, via the coding sequence GCTGTATTGAGGCATTACACAGAATTCAGGATGAGGCGGCTCGGACCTGAGAGGGTTTTTAATGAAATATTCGTCACTAACAAATGGCGCGGCAACGAATCCATCTCCGGGCCTGGATCCAGTACCGATCAAACGAGAGTAATTATCAGAGAATTACCACTCCTTCTCAGGGACCTGGATGCACAAACACTCCTCGACATTCCGTGCGGCGATTTCAATTGGATGCGCAATGTCCCATTGGAGAATATAAGTTACATTGGGGCCGACATAGTCGAACAAATCATTAAGCAGAATAATGAGAAGTATGGTAATAAGAATATCTCGTTTCGAAAGCTGGACCTGATCAGAGATGAGTTGCCGAGAACAGACGTCATACTTTGCCGTGACGGTATCGTACACCTCTCGTTTGATGATGCATTCGAAGCCTTGCGCAATATCTGCCGTAGCAGATCGAAATATCTCGTCACAACAACGTTCACACAACGCAGCACCAATACCGATATAATAACCGGACAATGGCGCACACTAAACCTTCAAGTACGGCCTTTTGAACTATCAAGCCCGCTTAAGGTGATTAATGAGGAATGTACAGAATGGAATGGGGCCTTCCCGGACAAGTCACTTGGGTTGTGGAGGATCAGGGATATTGAGGACAGCCTGACCAAGAAAGATAAAGACCGCTTGAAACTTTCTCTCAATCCCTTGCCCGGTAAGCCTGGAAAATCAAGAGTTATAAACATCCACAAGAGTAGTTAA